One segment of Solanum lycopersicum chromosome 1, SLM_r2.1 DNA contains the following:
- the LOC138342234 gene encoding uncharacterized protein: MASRIRDFTRMNPTTFYRPKVDENFQEYIDEVFKTLLSKGFSIIEKAELANYQLKDMGQAWFVQWRDNLSLRDRSFPWEICKNAFLDRFFPREMREEKYVEFINLFQEEKSVHEYSLEFIKLSKYAPSFVYDPSDQMSRFVKGMLEDCKVECHSSMLYDNINISQLMVYYRRVEEARSKRKSRDAKRARSFDSDAAKNRLDIKNKPRFKNRMGNCFVCEKSGNKLKDCPNFKGQEKSVQAQASGFSDAPKKNRFYALFYRGEQETSPDVVMLY; the protein is encoded by the exons ATGGCTTCCCGTATAAGGGACTTCACTCGAATGAACCCTACTACATTCTACAGGCCTAAGGTTGATGAAAACTTCCAAGAATACATCGATGAAGTCTTTAAGACACTTTTATCTAAGGGGTTCTCCATAATTGAGAAAGCCGAGTTGGCCaactatcaactcaaggacatGGGCCAAGCATGGTTTGTACAATGGAGGGATAATTTGTCATTGAGGGATCGTTCGTTCCCTTGGGAGATCTGTAAGAATGCTTTTCTAgatcggttctttcctagggagatgagggaggaaaaatatgtggagttcatcaaccttttcCAAGAAGAAAAAAGTGTTCACGAATACTCCTTGGAGTTCATTaaattgtccaaatatgctccttccttTGTTTATGATCCTAGTGATCAAATGAGCCGCTTTGTGAAGGGGATGTTAGAGGACTGCAAAGTCGAGTGTCATTCGTCCATGCTATATGACAATATTAACATTTCCCAGCTTATGGTGTATTATAGAAGGGTTGAGGAAGCAAGGTCTAAGAGAAAAAGTAGAGACGCTAAGAGGGCAAGATCATTTGATAGTGATGCtgcaaagaataggcttgataTCAAAAACAAGCCTAGATTCAAGAATAG GATGGGGAATTGCTTTGTTTGTGAAAAGAGTGGTAACAAGTTAAAAGATTGTCCAAACTTTAAGGGTCAAGAGAAGAGtgttcaagctcaagcaagtggttttagtgatgctcctaagaagaaccgcttctatgctctcttctataggggtgagcaagagacttctcccgacgtGGTGATGTTATATTGA